The Paenibacillus beijingensis nucleotide sequence AGCGGCATCACATAACACTGTATTCCCGCTGCGTCGCTGACGCTCCTTGGTCTGCCCGAAGATAAATCGGAGAGGTTGGGTCAGGCAGATAATCCTGCGAGGCTAAGTCTGACGACCCGTTCGCTAACGCTCACTTAAGCCTCTCGGATTCGGGAATACAAGAACGTTATACGCAATACCCCATAACAAATAAAAACCATAATTCTCTTGGGGGAATATAAATGAAGATTTTGAAAGCCATTAAGTACATAAAAAATAAGAGTACTCTAAAGGATGGATTTCAGTTAGAAGAACCAAATTTGTTTGTCCAATGGGAGTTGGTCCCTGAGGAATTGGTTCAATTATTTAAAAGTATGCCATTAAAGAAAGTCACCAATGAATATTTTACTATTGAATGTATCTCGCTTGGTGGGCTACCTCATAAGCTTGGTTTTCATTTTTACAGTCAATCCCCAAATAGATTATACATGCTGGAGTTTTTTAGGGAATCATACCCTGATTATATAGAGTCTTTCAGGGAATTTCAGGAGCATTTTGAAAACACATTTGGTAAACCAACTAAACAATATCCTATAAATTCAGAAGGATTTCCTTCATTTGAATGGAGAATTGGGAAGAGTATACAAATTCGGCATTATATTATGGATCGGTTTGGATTAGAAGAACGATTATTCATACAGCGGGCGATATAGGGTATCTTGAGGCAATCTCAGAGAAGCGGGGTACTGCGTATAACACCGTATTCACGCTGCGGAGCTGACGCTCCTTGGTTCGCCCGAAGCAATGGCAGAGATGTTAGATCAGGCGAACAACCCTGCACCACCTAACCGCATCGCGGCCGGGACTAACGTCCCTTAAGGTGGTGAGGGTTCGTGAATACAACAACGTTATCTGAAATACTCGCAAGAGACATAAAAATTATAAGAAACAGGTGGGTAAAGCTGGATATACGTGAGCTTATTCCAAAACATAAGAAAGACTTTGAAAGCATTGAAAAACTAAAGACACTTGACTTAGAAGAACTGAAACTAATTTTACCTGAGCTCTTGGAATGGTTACAGGATATGAACTGGCCAATCGCACGTGAGATACAAACAATACTACTTCATTTTCCTGAAGACTTAACCCCTCATATTAGGAGAATATTCAGAACTAGCGATGGGGAATGGAAGTATTGGATATTGTATTCCCTATTAACGGATCTACCAAAACATATATTAATTGATCTTAAACCTGACTTAGAAAGAATTAATAATTATCCAACAGAGGATGAAAAAAGTTCAGATCTAAAATATATAGTAGAAGACTTATTACAAAGACTTGAGTAGGATAAATCGATGAAGGCGAGTACTTCAGATAACACCGTATTCCCGCTGCGTCGCTGACGCTCCTTGGTCTGCCGGTAGATAATTCGGGGAGGTGAAGTCAGACAGACAATCCTGCGAGGCTAAGTCTGTCGACTCGTTCGCTGACGCTCACTTAAGCCTCTCGGATTTGGGAATACAAGAACGTTATATGAAATCACACAATAGAATAGAAAGGAAGCTAAAAACAAATGAATACATTTCCTATCGTACACCTTACACTACAAAAATTAAAAGAAAGACAAAGCGAGAAGAACTTTTTAAGAGTTCAAGTAGATCAAGGTAATGAACTAAATACCATTTGTAAATTTAATGAGCCTGCTGAAGAGTCTGAATTTAGTTTGTTTACTAAGGAAACTAATCTAGTACTTCCACCAGACTATATTGATTTTTTGAAGCTACATAATGGTGGAATTCTCTACTCTTTAGACGACGATTTGGGTGGGGGAATAGAACTG carries:
- a CDS encoding DUF5071 domain-containing protein, translating into MNTTTLSEILARDIKIIRNRWVKLDIRELIPKHKKDFESIEKLKTLDLEELKLILPELLEWLQDMNWPIAREIQTILLHFPEDLTPHIRRIFRTSDGEWKYWILYSLLTDLPKHILIDLKPDLERINNYPTEDEKSSDLKYIVEDLLQRLE